A single window of Mycobacterium sp. ITM-2016-00318 DNA harbors:
- the trmD gene encoding tRNA (guanosine(37)-N1)-methyltransferase TrmD translates to MLIEVVTIFPDYLDPLRQSLPGKAIEAGTVDLRVHDLRHWTHDVHRSVDDSPYGGGPGMVMKAPVWGDALDEICSPQTLLVVPTPAGRLFTQATAQRWGEESHLVFACGRYEGIDQRVMDDAAQRMRVEEVSIGDYVLPGGESAALVMIEAVVRLLPDVLGNPASHQEDSHSDGLLEGPSYTRPPSWRGLDVPDVLLSGDHAKVAAWRRQQSLDRTRERRPDLIDGPD, encoded by the coding sequence GTGCTCATTGAGGTCGTGACGATCTTCCCCGACTACCTGGATCCGCTGCGACAGTCGTTGCCCGGCAAGGCGATCGAGGCCGGCACCGTCGACCTTCGGGTGCACGACCTGCGGCACTGGACGCATGATGTGCATCGGTCAGTCGACGACTCCCCGTACGGCGGGGGGCCGGGAATGGTGATGAAGGCCCCCGTGTGGGGTGACGCGCTCGACGAAATATGTTCGCCGCAAACACTTCTCGTTGTCCCGACGCCCGCAGGGCGGCTGTTCACGCAAGCGACGGCACAACGCTGGGGCGAGGAGTCGCACCTGGTGTTCGCGTGCGGCCGATACGAGGGCATCGATCAGCGCGTGATGGACGACGCCGCGCAGCGGATGCGCGTCGAAGAGGTTTCCATCGGCGATTACGTATTGCCCGGCGGCGAGTCGGCTGCGCTGGTGATGATCGAGGCCGTCGTGCGCCTGCTACCGGACGTGTTGGGAAATCCCGCGTCACACCAAGAGGATTCGCACTCAGACGGTCTGCTGGAGGGTCCGAGTTACACCCGGCCGCCGAGTTGGCGCGGCCTGGATGTGCCCGATGTGCTGCTCTCGGGGGACCACGCGAAGGTCGCGGCGTGGCGACGGCAGCAGAGCCTGGACCGCACCCGCGAACGCCGACCGGATCTGATCGACGGGCCCGACTAG
- a CDS encoding RNA-binding protein translates to MSSVVVDAVEHLVRGIVDNPDDVRVDMVTSRRGRTVEVHVHPEDLGKVIGRGGRTATALRTLVAGIGGRGIRVDVVDTDQ, encoded by the coding sequence GTGAGTTCGGTCGTCGTCGACGCGGTCGAGCATCTGGTCCGCGGCATTGTCGACAACCCCGACGACGTCCGGGTCGACATGGTGACGTCCCGCCGCGGCCGCACCGTTGAGGTGCACGTGCACCCCGAGGATCTCGGCAAGGTCATCGGGCGCGGCGGCCGGACGGCAACCGCGCTGCGCACCCTGGTCGCGGGCATCGGCGGCCGGGGCATCCGCGTCGACGTGGTGGACACCGACCAGTAG
- the rimM gene encoding ribosome maturation factor RimM (Essential for efficient processing of 16S rRNA): MDLVVGRVVKAHGITGEVVVEVRTDDPDTRFAPGTRLRARPSRGGPQRELVIESAREHSGRLLVRLEGVADRNGAEALRGNVFLVDTEDLPPIDDPDEFYDHQLEGLRVVTIDGRLVGNVNEVLHTAAGELLSVTSETGAEVLVPFVSAIVTEVSLQDETIEIDPPEGLLELQ, encoded by the coding sequence ATGGACCTGGTAGTCGGACGTGTCGTGAAGGCTCACGGCATCACCGGCGAAGTTGTCGTCGAGGTTCGCACCGACGATCCCGACACGCGTTTCGCGCCGGGCACGCGACTACGGGCACGACCGTCGCGAGGCGGGCCGCAGCGCGAACTCGTCATCGAATCGGCCCGCGAGCACAGCGGGCGGCTGCTGGTGCGATTGGAAGGCGTCGCTGACCGCAACGGTGCCGAAGCGTTGCGCGGCAACGTCTTCCTCGTCGACACCGAGGATCTGCCGCCGATCGACGACCCCGACGAATTCTACGACCATCAGCTCGAGGGGTTGCGGGTGGTGACCATCGACGGCCGGCTCGTCGGAAACGTCAACGAAGTGCTGCACACCGCGGCGGGCGAATTGTTGTCGGTGACGTCGGAGACGGGCGCCGAAGTGCTGGTGCCGTTCGTCAGCGCCATCGTCACTGAGGTGTCGCTGCAAGACGAGACCATCGAGATCGACCCGCCCGAAGGTCTTCTGGAGCTTCAATGA